One part of the Streptococcus sp. oral taxon 431 genome encodes these proteins:
- a CDS encoding cation:proton antiporter: MNLLFYLLVFLLVLIVSSTTNKLLPFLPMPLIQILLGIGIGLCLPNNQYHLDTELFLALVIGPLLFREAQEADITSILKHWRIVLYLIFPVIFISALSMGGVAHVLWASLPLAACVAVGAALGPTDLVAFASLSQRFSFPKRVSNILKGEGLLNDASGLVAFRMALIAWTTGTFSLTQAGTSLAISIVGGFAVGFITALINRFLHTFLLSVRATDIASELLLELSLPLLTFFIAEEIHVSGIIAVVVAGILKASRFKKINLLEAQVDTVTETVWQTVTFMLNGSVFVILGMELEMIAEPILKSAFYNKVLLLLSVFLLTFLLFAIRFVMIYGFYAFRIKKLHKSLDKYVKDMLLLTFSGVKGTVSIATILLIPSNLEQEYPLLLFLVAGVTLVSFLTGLLVLPHLSEEKEPSKDQLMHIAILNDVAMELEKDLKNTKNKVPLYAAIDNYHGRIENLILSQENKEIQEDWEALKLLILSVESDGLEQAYEEGKIGDRAYRVYQRYLKSMEKNIKRNFASRLTYYFLVSIRILRFLLHELLTFGKTFRSWKDKEKQRLLAIDYDQIAELYLANTEIIIESLENLKGIYKSSLISFMQESRLRETSHITSGAFVERVINRIKPNNIDEMLRGYYLERKSIFEYEKQKLISAQYAKKLRQNVNNLETYSLKEAANTLPYDMMELVRRN; this comes from the coding sequence ATGAATTTACTTTTTTATCTCTTGGTGTTTTTACTAGTTCTTATTGTTTCTAGTACGACCAATAAGCTTCTGCCCTTTTTACCCATGCCTCTGATTCAAATTTTGTTAGGGATTGGAATTGGACTTTGTTTACCCAACAACCAATATCATTTAGATACTGAGTTATTCCTAGCTTTAGTCATTGGCCCGCTTCTCTTTCGAGAGGCTCAAGAAGCAGACATTACTTCTATCCTAAAACACTGGCGGATTGTCCTCTACTTGATTTTTCCAGTTATCTTTATCTCAGCTCTGAGCATGGGGGGAGTCGCTCATGTCCTTTGGGCTAGCCTTCCATTAGCCGCCTGCGTAGCAGTTGGTGCCGCTTTAGGGCCTACAGACCTAGTAGCCTTCGCATCCCTTTCTCAACGCTTTTCATTCCCAAAGCGGGTTTCTAATATCCTAAAAGGGGAAGGTCTTCTGAATGATGCTTCTGGACTAGTAGCCTTTCGAATGGCTCTCATCGCTTGGACAACAGGAACATTCTCCCTTACCCAAGCCGGAACTTCATTAGCCATTTCCATCGTTGGAGGATTTGCAGTCGGCTTTATAACAGCCCTAATCAATCGCTTCCTCCATACTTTTCTACTCAGTGTCCGAGCAACAGATATCGCAAGTGAGCTCTTATTGGAACTTAGTTTACCTCTCTTGACTTTTTTCATAGCCGAAGAAATTCATGTTTCAGGCATCATCGCCGTTGTTGTTGCTGGGATTCTGAAAGCCAGTCGTTTCAAGAAAATAAATCTCCTTGAAGCGCAAGTTGATACAGTTACTGAGACTGTTTGGCAGACTGTAACCTTTATGCTCAATGGTTCAGTCTTTGTCATTCTTGGGATGGAACTGGAAATGATCGCGGAACCAATTCTTAAGAGTGCTTTCTACAATAAAGTACTTCTCTTACTCAGTGTTTTTCTCTTGACCTTCCTGCTTTTTGCTATCCGCTTTGTCATGATCTATGGATTTTACGCATTTCGGATTAAGAAGCTTCATAAAAGTTTAGACAAATATGTCAAAGACATGCTCCTCCTTACCTTTTCTGGTGTTAAGGGAACTGTATCCATTGCCACTATCCTTTTGATACCGTCTAATCTGGAACAAGAATACCCTCTTCTTCTCTTCCTCGTAGCTGGTGTAACCCTGGTAAGTTTCCTGACGGGATTACTAGTACTCCCACACCTTTCTGAAGAGAAAGAACCATCTAAGGATCAGCTCATGCACATCGCTATCTTAAACGATGTCGCCATGGAATTAGAGAAGGATTTAAAGAACACAAAAAACAAGGTTCCACTCTATGCGGCTATTGACAATTATCATGGACGTATTGAAAATCTTATTCTTAGTCAAGAAAACAAAGAAATTCAGGAGGACTGGGAAGCTCTTAAACTCTTGATTCTCAGTGTTGAAAGCGATGGCTTGGAACAAGCCTATGAAGAAGGAAAGATTGGAGATCGTGCTTATCGTGTCTACCAACGCTACTTGAAAAGCATGGAGAAAAATATTAAGCGAAACTTTGCTTCTCGACTAACCTACTACTTCCTTGTCTCCATACGCATTCTTCGTTTTCTACTTCATGAATTGCTCACATTTGGGAAAACATTCCGTTCATGGAAAGACAAGGAAAAACAGAGACTTCTTGCCATTGATTATGACCAGATTGCTGAACTCTACCTAGCCAACACTGAAATCATCATCGAAAGTTTGGAAAACCTGAAAGGGATTTATAAGAGTTCCTTGATTAGCTTTATGCAGGAATCACGTCTCCGTGAAACCAGTCATATTACCAGTGGTGCCTTTGTGGAACGGGTTATCAATCGTATCAAACCCAATAATATCGACGAAATGTTAAGAGGCTACTATCTAGAGCGTAAGTCTATCTTTGAATACGAAAAACAAAAACTCATCTCAGCCCAGTATGCCAAAAAATTACGACAAAATGTAAACAACCTAGAAACCTATTCTCTAAAAGAAGCAGCTAACACACTACCTTATGATATGATGGAATTAGTTCGCAGAAATTAA
- a CDS encoding CppA N-terminal domain-containing protein: MIVNQIKRMIPTLKVNNRNLNELFYIETLGMKPLLEESAFLSLGDQSGIEKLVLEESPSMRSRKVEGIKKLARLLVKVEKPSEIEALLARMEAIPQLYKGNKGYAFEVLSPEGDCILIHAEDDIKDLKKVEEEVTFSKDEKLRYLTAFEISVEINLPEKTASLLEKEEIENRLAFNQAQGSDLLVENNVTWDLSMLKFQVENLDLAVLRQRFEEAGYFIPKTEKFFLSKDTNNIELWFEEV, translated from the coding sequence ATGATTGTAAATCAAATAAAGCGTATGATCCCGACGCTAAAGGTAAATAATAGAAATTTAAATGAGTTGTTTTATATTGAGACTTTGGGGATGAAACCCTTGCTTGAAGAGTCAGCCTTCTTATCACTAGGAGACCAGTCAGGCATTGAAAAGTTAGTTTTAGAAGAGTCACCAAGTATGAGGAGCCGTAAGGTTGAAGGAATTAAAAAATTAGCTAGATTACTTGTAAAGGTAGAGAAGCCATCTGAGATTGAAGCACTACTAGCTAGAATGGAAGCAATCCCTCAACTCTATAAAGGAAATAAGGGATATGCTTTTGAGGTTCTTTCTCCAGAAGGGGATTGTATTCTTATTCATGCCGAAGATGATATCAAGGATTTGAAAAAAGTTGAGGAAGAAGTCACTTTTTCAAAAGATGAGAAACTGAGATATTTGACAGCCTTTGAAATCTCTGTGGAAATTAACTTGCCAGAAAAGACAGCTAGTCTGCTTGAAAAAGAAGAGATCGAAAACCGACTAGCTTTTAATCAAGCTCAAGGTAGTGATTTGCTGGTTGAAAATAATGTAACTTGGGACTTGTCCATGTTGAAATTTCAAGTAGAGAATCTGGATCTTGCTGTATTGCGTCAGCGTTTCGAAGAAGCTGGTTACTTTATTCCAAAAACTGAGAAGTTTTTCCTAAGTAAGGATACCAACAACATCGAATTGTGGTTTGAAGAAGTATGA
- a CDS encoding YihY/virulence factor BrkB family protein, protein MKKLWKQLTNRPLLKAFLHYYRVSDIELTSVAVAYYWLISIFPLLMIAVNILPYFQIPISNFLLTIKEFLPDTIYEVVAKIVREVLTQPSTGLLSFAILSALWTFSKSMNFLQKAFNKAYGVAKNRGIISHQLMSLLVSFGLQILFALALFLSMFGHMLLDLLKNYWKSESALFSYLQDFTGPLIYAFLFAIVIMLYYFLPNVKVSKIRYVIPGSLFVLVTTIALLNIFAAYFNNYVNYLVDVRFFSSIVVVVMMFWFIIIAKILIIGAVINASVQSLKDPDFKANQ, encoded by the coding sequence ATGAAAAAGTTGTGGAAACAACTAACCAATAGGCCTTTATTGAAAGCTTTTTTGCACTACTATCGTGTTTCAGATATTGAATTAACCAGTGTAGCTGTGGCCTATTATTGGTTGATTTCAATCTTCCCCTTACTTATGATAGCCGTCAATATCTTGCCTTATTTTCAAATTCCAATCTCAAACTTTCTATTAACAATCAAGGAATTTTTACCAGATACAATCTATGAAGTTGTTGCAAAAATTGTCAGAGAAGTTCTGACTCAACCATCAACAGGTTTACTAAGTTTTGCTATCTTATCAGCTCTTTGGACTTTCTCCAAATCCATGAATTTTCTTCAGAAGGCCTTTAATAAAGCCTATGGAGTTGCAAAAAATAGAGGAATTATCTCACACCAGCTGATGAGTCTCCTGGTTAGCTTTGGCCTTCAAATTCTCTTTGCCCTTGCCTTATTCCTCAGTATGTTCGGCCATATGTTATTGGACTTGCTTAAAAACTACTGGAAATCTGAGAGTGCTCTGTTTTCTTATCTACAAGATTTTACGGGGCCGCTGATTTATGCCTTTCTTTTTGCAATCGTAATCATGCTCTATTATTTCCTACCAAATGTTAAAGTAAGTAAGATTCGCTACGTCATACCTGGAAGTCTCTTTGTACTAGTTACGACGATTGCTTTATTAAACATCTTTGCAGCCTATTTCAACAATTATGTCAATTATCTCGTTGACGTCAGATTTTTCAGTTCAATCGTCGTCGTTGTTATGATGTTCTGGTTTATAATTATTGCCAAGATATTAATTATCGGTGCTGTGATCAATGCCAGTGTTCAAAGCCTAAAAGACCCGGACTTTAAAGCAAATCAATAA
- a CDS encoding tRNA (mnm(5)s(2)U34)-methyltransferase encodes MKRPLEMAHDFLAQVITQEDIVVDATMGNGHDTLFLAQLAKQVYAFDIQEQALEKTSQRLQEAGLANAELILQGHETVDQFVGEVKAAIFNLGYLPSADKSIITQPHTTLEALDKLCQMLVKGGRIAIMIYYGHEGGDIERDAVMDFVSHLPQQEYTATIYRTLNQINNPPFLVMIEKLERYRHG; translated from the coding sequence ATGAAAAGACCACTTGAAATGGCGCATGATTTTCTTGCCCAAGTCATCACCCAAGAGGATATTGTCGTTGATGCGACCATGGGAAATGGCCATGATACCCTTTTTCTAGCTCAGTTAGCTAAACAAGTCTATGCTTTCGATATACAGGAACAAGCTCTGGAAAAAACTAGTCAACGCCTACAAGAAGCTGGTTTGGCCAATGCAGAATTAATCCTACAAGGCCATGAGACTGTGGACCAATTTGTAGGCGAAGTCAAGGCAGCTATCTTTAATCTAGGTTATCTTCCTTCTGCTGATAAAAGCATTATCACTCAACCCCATACAACCCTTGAGGCACTAGACAAACTCTGTCAGATGCTCGTTAAAGGTGGACGAATAGCCATCATGATTTATTACGGGCATGAAGGCGGAGATATAGAACGGGATGCAGTCATGGATTTTGTCAGTCACTTACCACAACAAGAATATACTGCTACGATCTATCGCACTCTCAACCAAATCAACAATCCACCGTTTTTAGTCATGATTGAAAAATTAGAAAGGTATCGCCATGGATAA
- a CDS encoding endonuclease/exonuclease/phosphatase family protein encodes MKFLTLNTHSWMEKDPEQKFQLLLQDILENSYDLICFQEINQEITSAQVEAGALYQPLPSAEPIHQDHYVRLLVEKLAEQGQNYYWTWAYNHIGYDRYHEGVAILSKTPIEAREILVSDVDDPTDYHTRRVALAETVVEGKELAVASVHLSWWDKGFQEEWARFEAVLKELHKPLLLAGDFNNPAGQEGYQAILASPLNLQDAFEVAKERSGSYTVPPEIDGWKGNSEPLRIDYIFTTEDVQVEKLHVVFDGKNSPQVSDHYGLQAILSWKD; translated from the coding sequence ATGAAGTTTTTAACACTCAATACCCATAGTTGGATGGAAAAAGATCCTGAACAAAAGTTTCAACTTTTACTTCAAGATATACTTGAAAACAGTTATGATTTGATTTGTTTTCAGGAAATTAACCAGGAAATTACTTCAGCGCAAGTAGAAGCTGGTGCACTTTATCAGCCATTACCATCTGCTGAGCCGATTCATCAAGACCACTATGTGCGACTTTTGGTAGAGAAGTTGGCTGAGCAAGGTCAAAACTATTATTGGACTTGGGCCTATAACCATATCGGTTATGATCGTTACCATGAAGGTGTTGCAATCCTATCTAAAACACCAATTGAAGCGCGTGAAATTTTGGTTTCAGATGTAGATGATCCGACAGATTACCACACTCGTCGAGTTGCTCTAGCAGAGACAGTAGTTGAAGGTAAAGAACTTGCAGTTGCGAGTGTCCATCTCTCTTGGTGGGATAAAGGCTTCCAAGAGGAATGGGCGCGCTTTGAAGCAGTTCTGAAAGAATTGCACAAGCCACTCTTGCTAGCAGGTGATTTTAATAATCCTGCAGGTCAAGAGGGCTACCAAGCTATTTTAGCTAGTCCACTAAACTTACAAGATGCATTTGAAGTTGCAAAAGAAAGAAGTGGTAGTTACACTGTTCCGCCTGAAATTGATGGTTGGAAGGGAAATAGCGAACCTCTTCGAATCGATTATATCTTTACAACAGAGGATGTGCAGGTAGAAAAACTTCACGTGGTCTTTGATGGTAAAAACAGTCCACAAGTTAGTGATCATTACGGTCTGCAAGCAATACTATCTTGGAAAGACTAA
- a CDS encoding serine hydrolase domain-containing protein, which produces MKQEIIQKIKQQIEAGIYPGASFAYYQDGAWSDWYLGEANPEIGEQTREGLVYDLASVSKVVGVGSVLIFLWKEGKIELDNSIRDYLPEVDYPDITLRQLLTHGTDLDPFIPNRDQLSADQLRKAMFHLNRREKRAFLYSDVHFLLLGFWLENCFKKDLDQILQEQVLDPWKLKETQFGPVSSAVPTVRGQKAGVVHDPKARMLGKHAGSAGLFSTVHDLKIFLEHYLQDNFAADLSQNFSVLSDKERSLAWNLEGDWLDHTGYTGTFIMWNRKKQEAAIFLSNRTYEKDERAQWILDRNQVMDLIRDRD; this is translated from the coding sequence ATGAAACAAGAAATCATTCAAAAAATAAAGCAACAAATTGAGGCAGGGATTTATCCTGGTGCCTCTTTTGCATATTATCAGGATGGCGCTTGGTCTGATTGGTATCTAGGAGAAGCAAATCCAGAAATTGGCGAGCAGACTCGTGAGGGTTTGGTCTATGATTTGGCCAGTGTGAGTAAGGTTGTTGGAGTAGGAAGTGTCTTAATCTTCTTGTGGAAGGAAGGTAAGATTGAGCTAGATAACTCCATAAGAGACTATCTTCCAGAGGTGGATTATCCAGACATCACTCTTCGACAACTCCTAACGCATGGGACGGATTTAGATCCTTTTATCCCAAATAGGGATCAGCTTTCAGCTGACCAGCTAAGAAAAGCTATGTTTCATTTGAATCGACGAGAGAAGAGGGCTTTTCTATACTCAGATGTGCATTTCCTCTTATTGGGATTTTGGCTGGAAAACTGTTTTAAAAAGGACTTGGATCAGATTTTACAGGAGCAAGTTTTGGATCCGTGGAAGTTGAAGGAAACACAGTTTGGTCCAGTTAGCAGTGCTGTTCCAACCGTTCGTGGACAGAAAGCAGGAGTGGTCCATGATCCCAAAGCTCGTATGCTTGGGAAACATGCAGGTAGTGCAGGTTTGTTTTCAACAGTTCATGATTTAAAAATCTTTCTTGAGCATTATTTGCAGGATAATTTTGCTGCAGACTTAAGTCAGAATTTTTCGGTTCTGAGTGATAAAGAACGCTCATTGGCCTGGAATCTTGAAGGTGACTGGCTAGACCATACAGGCTATACTGGGACCTTTATCATGTGGAATCGTAAGAAGCAAGAGGCGGCAATTTTTCTATCTAACCGAACCTACGAAAAAGATGAGCGTGCTCAGTGGATATTAGATCGTAATCAGGTCATGGACTTGATTCGAGATAGAGACTAG
- a CDS encoding PTS transporter subunit IIBC gives MMKDTFKNVLSFEFWQKFGKALMVVIAVMPAAGLMISIGKSLAMIDPNLAPLVITGGVLEQIGWGVIGNLHILFALAIGGSWAKERAGGAFAAGLAFILINRITGTIFGVSGDMLKDPNAMVSTIFGGSIKVSDYFISVLEAPALNMGVFVGIISGFVGATAFNKYYNFRKLPDALSFFNGKRFVPFVVILRSAIAAILLSAFWPLIQTGINNFGIWIANSQETAPVLAPFLYGTLERLLLPFGLHHMLTIPMNYTALGGTYDILTGAAKGTQVFGQDPLWLAWVTDLVNLKGTDASQYQTLLDTVHPARFKVGQMIGSFGILMGVAAAIYRNVEADKKHQYKGMMIATALATFLTGVTEPIEYMFMFVATPLYLVYAVVQGAAFAMADIVHLRVHSFGSIEFLTRTPLAINAGLGMDIINFIWVTALFAVIMYFIANFMIQKFNYATPGRNGNYETAEGSSESAASGESKVAEASQAVNIINLLGGRANIVDVDACMTRLRVTVKDAEKVGTEEQWKAEGAMGLVMKGQGVQAIYGPKADVLKSDIQDLLDSGEVIPETLPSQKAAAQQDAVVYKGVTEEVYSVADGQVIELDQVKDPVFAQKMMGDGFAVEPANGNIVSPVSGTVSSIFPTKHALGLVTEAGLEVLVHIGLDTVSLEGKPFTVRVTEGQQVAAGDLLVTADLGAIREAGRETTTVVVFTNGDAIKSVKLEQTGSLAAKTAVAKVEL, from the coding sequence ATGATGAAAGATACATTCAAAAATGTCTTGTCTTTCGAGTTTTGGCAGAAATTCGGTAAGGCTCTAATGGTGGTTATCGCTGTTATGCCAGCGGCTGGATTGATGATTTCAATCGGTAAGTCACTTGCAATGATTGACCCAAACCTTGCTCCCCTAGTTATTACTGGTGGCGTACTAGAGCAAATTGGTTGGGGTGTTATCGGTAACCTTCATATTTTGTTTGCCCTTGCTATTGGAGGAAGCTGGGCTAAGGAACGTGCTGGTGGTGCTTTTGCGGCAGGTCTTGCATTTATCCTTATTAACCGTATCACTGGTACAATCTTCGGTGTATCAGGGGATATGTTGAAGGATCCTAACGCTATGGTTTCAACAATCTTTGGTGGATCTATCAAGGTTTCTGATTACTTCATTAGCGTACTTGAGGCACCAGCGCTTAACATGGGGGTATTTGTAGGGATTATCTCAGGTTTTGTTGGAGCGACTGCTTTTAACAAATACTACAACTTCCGTAAACTTCCTGATGCACTTTCATTCTTTAACGGGAAACGTTTTGTACCATTTGTAGTTATTCTTCGCTCAGCAATCGCTGCAATTCTTCTTTCAGCTTTCTGGCCACTGATTCAGACAGGTATCAACAACTTCGGTATCTGGATTGCCAATTCACAAGAAACAGCACCAGTACTTGCACCATTCTTATATGGTACTTTGGAACGCTTGCTCTTGCCATTTGGTCTTCACCACATGTTGACTATCCCAATGAACTATACAGCTCTTGGTGGTACTTACGATATTTTAACTGGTGCAGCAAAAGGCACTCAAGTATTTGGACAAGATCCACTTTGGCTTGCATGGGTAACAGACCTTGTAAACCTTAAAGGTACTGATGCTAGTCAATACCAAACATTGCTAGATACAGTTCATCCAGCTCGTTTCAAAGTTGGACAAATGATTGGTTCATTCGGTATTTTGATGGGTGTGGCTGCTGCTATTTACCGTAATGTTGAAGCAGACAAGAAACACCAATACAAAGGTATGATGATTGCGACAGCTCTTGCAACTTTCTTGACAGGTGTTACTGAGCCAATTGAATATATGTTCATGTTCGTTGCAACACCTCTTTACCTTGTCTACGCTGTTGTTCAAGGTGCTGCCTTTGCTATGGCTGATATTGTTCACCTTCGTGTGCACTCATTCGGTTCAATTGAATTCTTGACTCGTACTCCACTAGCTATCAATGCTGGTCTTGGTATGGATATCATTAACTTTATCTGGGTAACAGCACTATTTGCAGTTATCATGTACTTTATCGCCAACTTCATGATTCAAAAATTCAACTATGCTACTCCAGGACGTAACGGAAACTACGAAACTGCTGAAGGTTCATCAGAATCTGCTGCTTCTGGTGAGTCAAAAGTTGCAGAAGCTTCTCAAGCTGTTAACATCATTAACCTTCTTGGTGGACGTGCTAACATCGTTGATGTGGACGCATGTATGACTCGCCTTCGTGTTACTGTAAAAGACGCTGAAAAAGTTGGAACAGAGGAACAATGGAAAGCTGAAGGAGCTATGGGACTTGTCATGAAAGGACAAGGTGTCCAAGCTATCTACGGACCTAAAGCTGACGTTTTGAAATCAGATATTCAAGACCTTCTTGACTCAGGTGAAGTGATTCCTGAAACTCTTCCAAGTCAAAAGGCAGCAGCTCAACAAGATGCTGTTGTATACAAAGGTGTGACTGAAGAAGTATACTCAGTTGCTGACGGTCAAGTGATTGAATTGGACCAAGTGAAGGATCCTGTATTCGCACAAAAAATGATGGGTGATGGATTTGCAGTGGAACCAGCAAACGGAAACATTGTATCTCCAGTATCAGGTACTGTGTCAAGCATCTTCCCAACTAAACACGCTCTTGGTCTTGTAACTGAAGCAGGCCTTGAAGTACTTGTTCACATTGGTTTGGACACAGTAAGTCTTGAAGGAAAACCATTTACAGTTCGTGTTACTGAAGGACAACAGGTTGCTGCTGGTGATCTTCTTGTCACAGCTGACTTGGGTGCAATCCGTGAAGCTGGTCGTGAAACTACAACTGTGGTTGTCTTCACAAATGGTGACGCGATCAAATCAGTTAAATTAGAACAAACAGGTTCTCTTGCAGCTAAAACAGCAGTTGCAAAAGTAGAATTGTAA
- a CDS encoding TIGR01212 family radical SAM protein (This family includes YhcC from E. coli K-12, an uncharacterized radical SAM protein.) has translation MKSYNTLNDYYRNLFGEKTFKVPIDAGFDCPNRDGTVAHGGCTFCTVSGSGDAIVAPDAPIREQFYKEIDFMHRKWPDVKKYLVYFQNFTNTHEKLEVIRERYEQAINEPGVVGINIGTRPDCLPDETIQYLAELSERMHVTVELGLQTTYEETSELINRAHSYELYVDTVKRLRKYPKIEIVAHLINGLPGETHDMMVENVQRCVRDNDIQGIKLHLLHLMTNTRMQRDYHEGRLQLMSQDEYVKVICDQLEIIPKHIVIHRITGDAPRDMLIGPMWSLNKWEVLNSIEAEMRRRGSVQGCKAVKQEFMNEKTT, from the coding sequence ATGAAATCCTATAATACCTTGAATGATTATTATCGAAATTTATTCGGAGAAAAAACTTTTAAAGTTCCTATTGATGCTGGCTTTGACTGTCCAAACCGTGATGGAACTGTAGCACATGGGGGCTGTACTTTTTGTACGGTTTCTGGTTCTGGAGACGCAATCGTTGCTCCTGATGCCCCTATTCGCGAACAATTTTATAAGGAAATTGACTTTATGCATCGTAAGTGGCCAGATGTCAAAAAATATCTGGTTTATTTTCAAAACTTTACCAATACCCATGAAAAATTGGAAGTGATTCGCGAACGCTATGAACAAGCTATCAACGAACCTGGGGTTGTCGGTATCAACATCGGAACACGCCCAGACTGTTTACCCGACGAGACTATCCAATATTTGGCCGAATTGTCGGAACGCATGCATGTCACCGTAGAGTTAGGCTTACAAACTACTTATGAAGAAACTTCAGAATTGATTAACCGCGCCCACTCCTATGAACTCTACGTAGATACAGTCAAACGACTTCGGAAGTATCCGAAGATCGAGATTGTTGCCCATTTGATCAATGGTTTGCCCGGTGAAACTCATGACATGATGGTGGAAAACGTTCAGCGTTGTGTAAGGGACAATGATATCCAAGGGATTAAACTTCACCTACTTCACCTCATGACCAACACTCGAATGCAAAGGGATTATCATGAAGGTCGTTTGCAACTCATGAGTCAGGATGAATATGTCAAGGTCATCTGTGATCAACTAGAAATTATTCCCAAGCATATCGTTATCCATCGGATTACGGGTGATGCGCCTAGGGATATGTTGATTGGTCCTATGTGGAGTCTCAATAAATGGGAAGTTCTAAATAGCATTGAGGCTGAAATGAGACGACGCGGTAGCGTCCAAGGATGCAAGGCTGTAAAACAGGAGTTTATGAATGAAAAGACCACTTGA
- a CDS encoding ATP-grasp domain-containing protein, translating into MSEAKVYVIHENLEWTQHLVKWLEELEVPYELWDLSSGILDLQSPPPQGIFYNRMSASSHTRGHRYAPEFTEQVITWLEAHGRKVVNGTGAINLEISKIKQYLKLNESGIETPATVAVLGQENIIEAARKLNIYPLITKHNRAGKGLGVQLFQNEEELEAYVNSPLFEPSVDGITLLQAYIKPSDGRIRRSEFINQKFLYTVSIDSSDGFQLCPADGCQIGKRPEQLETSEKFQITEPLPDDRREAYENFLKNAQIEVAAIEWVQSESGDIYVYDVNTNTNYNPTAEKNANIFAHQHLAQYLKTELQALTSGQESN; encoded by the coding sequence ATGAGTGAAGCAAAAGTTTATGTAATCCATGAGAATCTTGAATGGACCCAGCATTTGGTCAAATGGTTGGAAGAACTAGAAGTCCCTTATGAACTGTGGGATTTGTCTAGTGGGATTTTAGATTTGCAAAGCCCACCGCCGCAAGGTATCTTTTACAATCGTATGTCTGCCTCTTCTCACACAAGAGGACATCGTTATGCGCCAGAATTTACAGAGCAAGTGATTACTTGGTTAGAAGCACACGGACGCAAAGTTGTGAATGGTACCGGTGCTATCAACCTTGAAATTAGTAAAATCAAACAATATTTGAAGTTAAACGAATCTGGTATCGAGACTCCTGCAACAGTTGCAGTTTTGGGTCAAGAAAACATCATTGAAGCAGCAAGAAAACTAAACATTTATCCTTTGATTACCAAGCACAATCGAGCAGGTAAGGGTTTAGGCGTTCAACTCTTCCAAAATGAAGAAGAACTTGAAGCCTATGTCAATAGTCCACTCTTTGAGCCTTCCGTGGACGGGATTACCTTGTTACAAGCCTACATCAAACCAAGTGATGGACGTATCCGTCGTTCAGAGTTTATCAATCAAAAGTTTCTCTACACTGTTTCAATCGACTCTTCAGATGGTTTCCAACTTTGTCCAGCAGATGGTTGTCAAATCGGCAAGAGACCAGAACAACTAGAAACGTCTGAGAAATTCCAGATTACAGAACCTCTACCAGATGACCGAAGAGAAGCTTATGAGAATTTCTTGAAAAATGCTCAGATTGAAGTTGCGGCGATTGAATGGGTTCAATCAGAGAGTGGAGATATTTATGTCTATGATGTAAATACCAACACCAACTACAATCCTACTGCAGAAAAAAATGCCAATATTTTTGCTCACCAACATTTGGCTCAGTATCTAAAAACAGAATTGCAAGCCCTGACTAGTGGACAAGAAAGTAACTAA